The Camelina sativa cultivar DH55 chromosome 18, Cs, whole genome shotgun sequence DNA window AAGAAGGCACTTTTTGCTGTATCTGCAATAATGTACAAAGTCAGTCCTCGAGAACAGAATCCTCTTGATACAACTGTCCAAGAAGTTCCCGCTAGTATTATAATCCCGTCAGAGCTATCTGTCTATCCACAAGCCGGTTTATACCCAAATCAGGATCCTATTTTCCAACATGGGGCCAACGTTTCATCATTTATGGGTTATGGAGACAATGCTACAAATCCAATGCCAGTTTTTTCTGCTTCTGCTCTTCCTGTAGTTCATGGTGGTTTTGGAGGGTCTTCAAGATCTGAGAATTTGGTTATAAAAGTTATGTGCTCGTCTTCCAAGATCGGCCGTGTTATCGGGAAAGGAGGATCAGCCATTAAGGGGATAAGACAAGCAAGCGGGTCTCATATCGAGGTAAATGACTCGAGGTCAAATCATGATGAAGACTGTGTTATCACTGTCACTGCTACAGAGTCTCCTGATGATTTGAAGTCTATGGCGGTTGAAGCTGTTCTTCTACTTCAAGAGAAAATtaacgatgaagaagaggaaaaagttaAAATGCAACTCCTTGTAGCTTCTAAAGTAATAGGATGCATTATAGGGAAGAGTGGCTCAATCATAAGCGAAATCAGGAAAAGGACAAAGGCTGATATTCACATTTCAAAAGGGAGTAATAAGCCTAAGTGTGCTGATCCCAATGATGAGCTCGTTGAGGTAATGATTCTTAAATTCGCTCAAGTTTAGCTTTATTCAGTTCTTCAATATCTCTCCAATAGTgtatgattctttttatttttcaagtagATATCAGGTGAAGTAAGCTGTGTGAGAGATGCTCTTATTCAGTTAGTTCTGAGGCTGCGAGATGATGTTttaagagatagagagattggTTCCAGGAATCAACCGCCTGCAAGATCTGAGAATAATAATTTCTTCTCTTCGGGTAGTAGCAATACTGGTGTCGCAGTTCCTCCCTCTTTCATGTCTTCTGTTCCGGCTACTGTAGATTTTGATAGGAGACCAGAAACCAGGAGCAGCATGAGTATGCTTCCTTCTAGCGGTGGACTCTATGGTTATGGAAGTTTTCCGGTAACATCTCCTTCTGCTCAAACTGGATTTATctcatttattatgttttctgTAGCTTATACTCATAACCTAAAGTGTTTTTATAAACAGATGGGCAATAACAGTTACGGATCCAACTCTTACTCATCCAATCTATATGGAGGGTAAGTTTTCaagttagttttatttttttactattagaGTTTCTGTTCTTTATCCCTGTTGATATCTTGTGCATTCACAGATTGCCTCAATCTACTACTGTGGAGGTTCGAATTCCTGCAAGTGCGGTGGGTAAAGTTATGGGAAGAGGAGGAGGCAACTTGGATAACATAAGAAGGGTTTgttcaaaagtttttttagatttttacttCCTCGTTGCTCTCTGATCATCATAGCTTTGttcgtctcttcttctgtcTTTCCGCTATAACATTTTTCACATGATGTGTGcccttttctcttctctcagaTATCAGGAGCTTTGATAGAAATTTCTGATTCCAATAATTCCCATGGCGGTCGCATTGCTCTCATTTCCGGAACACCTGAACAGAAGCGTACCGCAGAGAACTTGTTCCAAGCTTTTATCATGTCCACTTGAATAGTTTGCTCTGCCCCCAAAATCCTTTTCCATGGAAGTTTGTTCCATCTCTCTAGCTCTCAGTGGATTTCTTTGGTCGGGTTCTCAggctcttctccctcttccaTCAAGTTCATGTTTATACATGGTTACATCTCTCTCCAACTTTTCAGTATCTTTGTCTTCATTAGGTAACTTTTGGTTTCTCGTGCTAGACATCTTACAGTCTGTCAGGATCAttctttcttcctttccttGCGAGCTGTTCGTATGATAAATGCTTATCTCTCTGTGCAATAAAACAAAAGCGTTCTTATATCAAATCAAACTTTGCTTATTTTCCATATATGAATCAGGTCTGCTTTGTGCTTTGTCCAAAGCAGTCCTTTCAGTTAGGTGGTACTTTTACCAGACTCTGGCACATCCCACATCTCAGCTTCGTCATATGTGATTCCAAATGATACTCATCACATCAGGGTGCTTGGTTTTTCTGTAGAAATTTCTGCAGTGAACAGAAATAACAATTAGAGCCTTTAGATCTCTTCTTGTTAATGGTCGNATTTTTTTACTATTAGAGTTTCTGTTCTTTATCCCTGTTGATATCTTGTGCATTCACAGATTGCCTCAATCTACTACTGTGGAGGTTCGAATTCCTGCAAGTGCGGTGGGTAAAGTTATGGGAAGAGGAGGAGGCAACTTGGATAACATAAGAAGGGTTTgttcaaaagtttttttagatttttacttCCTCGTTGCTCTCTGATCATCATAGCTTTGttcgtctcttcttctgtcTTTCCGCTATAACATTTTTCACATGATGTGTGcccttttctcttctctcagaTATCAGGAGCTTTGATAGAAATTTCTGATTCCAATAATTCCCATGGCGGTCGCATTGCTCTCATTTCCGGAACACCTGAACAGAAGCGTACCGCAGAGAACTTGTTCCAAGCTTTTATCATGTCCACTTGAATAGTTTGCTCTGCCCCCAAAATCCTTTTCCATGGAAGTTTGTTCCATCTCTCTAGCTCTCAGTGGATTTCTTTGGTCG harbors:
- the LOC104760280 gene encoding KH domain-containing protein At4g18375-like isoform X1 is translated as MVERGKRNHNRFRDSNNENNRNQKRRLSYESEEKMDNKDDLIVVYRILCPSGVIGSVIGKSGKVINLIRQETRARIKVVDPFPGCSERVITIFCSVTEKKDIVDIENSELNYTVPLCSAQDALLKVHDAIVASLATAAENTKINRDDIRECRVLVPSSQCSNVIGKAGSIIKKIRSRTRANVKIVSKDVSDPSHTCAMNFDNIVLISGESESVKKALFAVSAIMYKVSPREQNPLDTTVQEVPASIIIPSELSVYPQAGLYPNQDPIFQHGANVSSFMGYGDNATNPMPVFSASALPVVHGGFGGSSRSENLVIKVMCSSSKIGRVIGKGGSAIKGIRQASGSHIEVNDSRSNHDEDCVITVTATESPDDLKSMAVEAVLLLQEKINDEEEEKVKMQLLVASKVIGCIIGKSGSIISEIRKRTKADIHISKGSNKPKCADPNDELVEISGEVSCVRDALIQLVLRLRDDVLRDREIGSRNQPPARSENNNFFSSGSSNTGVAVPPSFMSSVPATVDFDRRPETRSSMSMLPSSGGLYGYGSFPMGNNSYGSNSYSSNLYGGLPQSTTVEVRIPASAVGKVMGRGGGNLDNIRRISGALIEISDSNNSHGGRIALISGTPEQKRTAENLFQAFIMST
- the LOC104760280 gene encoding KH domain-containing protein At4g18375-like isoform X3; translation: MVERGKRNHNRFRDSNNENNRNQKRRLSYESEEKMDNKDDLIVVYRILCPSGVIGSVIGKSGKVINLIRQETRARIKVVDPFPGCSERVITIFCSVTEKKDIVDIENSELNYTVPLCSAQDALLKVHDAIVASLATAAENTKINRDDIRECRVLVPSSQCSNVIGKAGSIIKKIRSRTRANVKIVSKDVSDPSHTCAMNFDNIVLISGESESVKKALFAVSAIMYKVSPREQNPLDTTVQEVPASIIIPSELSVYPQAGLYPNQDPIFQHGANDPIFQHGANVSSFMGYGDNATNPMPVFSASALPVVHGGFGGSSRSENLVIKVMCSSSKIGRVIGKGGSAIKGIRQASGSHIEVNDSRSNHDEDCVITVTATESPDDLKSMAVEAVLLLQEKINDEEEEKVKMQLLVASKVIGCIIGKSGSIISEIRKRTKADIHISKGSNKPKCADPNDELVEISGEVSCVRDALIQLVLRLRDDVLRDREIGSRNQPPARSENNNFFSSGSSNTGVAVPPSFMSSVPATVDFDRRPETRSSMSMLPSSGGLYGYGSFPMGNNSYGSNSYSSNLYGGLPQSTTVEVRIPASAVGKVMGRGGGNLDNIRRISGALIEISDSNNSHGGRIALISGTPEQKRTAENLFQAFIMST